In one Lolium rigidum isolate FL_2022 chromosome 3, APGP_CSIRO_Lrig_0.1, whole genome shotgun sequence genomic region, the following are encoded:
- the LOC124700147 gene encoding uncharacterized protein LOC124700147 — MRRWSWRRRRHSCTLPPRLSMAAHWQPGFDGGEDLGIKHSPSSRLIPFTNVYFQYLGRIKHQDVPALAAKNMEVVVCGCSSACSARQQWILLRLEMANSVKTSFPNTEYSVHPNCCI; from the exons ATGAGAAGGTGGAGCTGGCGTCGTCGTAGGCATAGTTGTACGCTGCCTCCCAGGTTGAGCATGGCTGCTCACTGGCAACCAGGATTCGACGGCGGTGAAGATCTAG GAATAAAGCACTCCCCTAGCTCTCGTCTGATCCCTTTCACCAATGTTTACTTTCAGTACCTTGGAAGAATAAAGCACCAGGATGTGCCCGCGTTGGCGGCAAAGAACATGGAGGTTGTGGTCTGCGGTTGCAGTTCAGCCTGCTCAGCAAGGCAGCAATGGATCCTTCTTCGCCTAGAAATGGCCAATTCT GTCAAGACATCATTTCCAAATACAGAGTATTCTGTCCATCCAAATTGTTGCATCTAG